The nucleotide window ATTGCGACCTTGCGGCAGCATATCGATGGCAACCCGGCGATTGCCTATCTGGGGATCTTCGATCACTATGCCCACACCATGTCACTGGGCGGAGCCGTGGCCGACGGGGTGGTCGACGCGAAAAATCTGCTGTTCTGCTTTGGCAAGACGATCCCGGACCTGACCGTGCTTGCGGTGCGCCCCCGTTCGATTGGCATTCTCGATCTGGGGGATCATTTTCATATCACCTTTCTGGAGCCGCCGCAGGATGGGGTGACAAGGCAGCTCGTGAGCTGGTGCGAGGCTCTGATAGAAGACTGACACTGCCCCCTGTTTCACAGCACTCTCCCGAACTTTCCCGAACTGGCATGACTTCCAAGGACCCTTCATGAGCGACCCCTTGATCTCCCTTTCACAGCAAGGCGCTGCGCCCTTGCATATCCGCATGGCACGCGTCGAGGATGCCCCCGAAATTCATCGCATGATCGCCGCTCTTGCGGCCTTTCTGGGGGATGCTCACAAGCATGTGGCGAGCGTCGAGGACTATGTCCGCCATGGGTTCGGCGCGACACCGGCCTTTCAATGTGTTTTGGCAGAGCAGGACGGCAAGGTGCTGGGGCTCTGTCTCTATTTCGAGATCTTCTCTTCCTGGATGGGCGTGCCGGGGCTTTATGTTCAGGATCTCTATGTGTCTGATGAGGCGCGTGGGTTGAAGCTCGGGCGGGTGCTGCTGCAACAGGTCGCAAAGCTTGGTGCCGAACAGGGCTGTGGCTATCTGCGCCTATCTGTGGATGCGGCCAATGTTGGGGCACAGGGCTTCTACGAGGCCTGTGGCCTTGAATGGTCCGGTTCGGAAAAGATGTATATGGCGCTGGGTGAGGCGTTTCACGCGCTGGCGGGGCGGGCGTGATGATGACGTTGCTTGAAGAACTCGACGCCTGTGCGGGCTGGCGTGAGGCGCTTGCGGGAGAGCGCCAGCGGCTTGCCGGGCTAGAAGCGTGGCTTGCGGAAGAAGAGCGGCAATATCAGGTTCTGCCGGACCGGGGGCTGCGTCTCAATGCCCTGCGACGGACACCGCTCGGGGATGTTCGCGTGGTGATCACCGGGCAGGACCCCTATCCGGGGCTTGAGGGCTCGGTTCCCCATGCCATGGGACTGTCTTTCTCGGTGCCGGAAGGGATCAAACCGCCGCGCTCGCTTGGCAATATCTACAAGGAGCTTGCCGACGATTGCGGGCTGGTGCCTCCCATCCACGGTGATCTGTCGGCCTGGGCGGAGCAGGGCATCCTGATGCTCAACAGCACGCTGACCCTCAGGCAGGGAGAGCCAGCCTCTCACGCCAAGAAAGGCTGGGAAGCCTTCACGGCTGCGGTGCTGGCCTGTGTCAACCAGGCGAGTGCGCCGGTGGTGTTTCTGGCCTGGGGCAAGCACAGCCACAAGCTGGCTACCGATATCGACGAAGGGCGGCATGCCGTCATCCGCACCTCGCATCCGAGCCCGCTTGGTGCCCGCAAGGCCGGGGCTGATTTCGATGCCTTTATCGGTTCGCGATGCTTTTCCCGTGCCAACCGGTTCCTCAGACAACAGGGGCGCGGCGAGATCGACTGGTGCCGGCTCTGAGCGTTTCAGGGCGGCGGCAGGTGGAACAAAGGCCCTTGGCGGGCGTTGAACAGAGGTAGTTGCCCCCTTTTCAGCGAGCCCATTGATGTCCGCCAATCCTCTTCAGACGAGCCAAACCGGTCCCATCCAGACCGAAGTGACGGAGATTTCCACCGAAGAGCGTTTGCGGCGTGCCGCCTATGGCGCGATCATCTTTATCGGCTTTGTCGTTCTGGTGGTGGTGCTGGAACTGGCGCAGTCCATCCTCGCGCCATTGGTTTTGGCGATGATCGTCGGGCTGGTCTTCGGGCCGCTGGTCGAGCGCATCGAGGCTTATGGAGTGCCTGCGTGGGTTTCTGCCATGATCGCCGTTGTGCTTCTGCTGTTGCTGATCGGGCTGGCCATTACCGGGTTTGCGGTGCCGCTGTCTGACTGGATGGATCGGTTGCCGGTCATCTGGGCTCGGGTTCAGAACGAGCTGGCCAACTGGAAAGGGCTGATAGAGACCGTTTCGAGCCTTCAGAGCCAGTTCAGCGAGATAACGGGGGGCGACCCCGCCTCGATGACCGTCAACGTGGCCAATGGCGATACGGTCAAGCAGGTTGCCTTTTTTGCCCCTTCGCTGGCCGCCCAAATCATCCTGTTTCTGGCCGGGCTGTTCTTTTTCGTCGCCACCCGGCATCAGATGAAATACTCGATCCTGATGCGGGCCGATAGCGGGCCGCGCCGCAAGGCGCTGGCGCGGATGATCGTGGATATCGAAAAGCGTCTTTCAAGCTACATGCTGAGCGTCTCGATGATCAATCTGGGGCTGGCGGTTGCCGTTTCCCTTGTGATGTGGCTGATCGGCGTGCCTTCCCCGATGCTTTGGGGGCTTTTGGCGGGCGTGCTCAATTTCATCATCTACATCGGCCCGGCCATCATGACGGTGATCATGCTGGCGGTCGGTCTGTCGCTACACAGCCAGTTGGCCCTGATCATCGCTCCTGCGACAGTTTATCTGTTCATGAATTTTCTGGAAGCGCAATTTTTCACTCCGATGGTTCTGGGGCGCATCATGACCATCAACCCACTTCTGATCTTTCTGTCGCTTGTGGGATGGATCTGGCTTTGGGGCGCTGTCGGAGGGTTTATTGCTGTGCCGATGCTGCTGATCGGGCAGATTGTGCTCAGTCATGGGGATTTCATCGCGTCCGGTGAAGGCAGGCGCGGATGACCGGTTCTGTTTTGGGTATTAGGGGTTGAAAAACTAATTATAATTACCGAATTTTAAAGCATTCGAAACAATACTGTTCAAATATCTCCAATTTCGGGATGAACAGCTTTTTTCGAGACCCCTTTCGCAGGAACTGTAAGGAAACCTTCGTGTCATACGTGCTGGAAAATCTGGACCAGTCCTTCTATGAGACGGTCCTAGATGCGCTCAACGACGGGGTTTATTTTGTCAATCGCAAGCGCCGGGTTCTTTACTGGAACAAGGGCGCTGAACGGCTGAGCGGTTTCTCCGCCGAGGAAGTTCTGGGCAAGAGCTGCGCCGACCAGACACTCGATCATGTCGATGATCAGGGAAGTTGCCTGTGCATCAAGGGGTGCCCGCTTGCGTCCTGCATGCGTGACGGTATCTCCCGAGAGGTCGATGTCTATATGCATCACAAGGAAGGGCATCGGATACCGGTCAGTATCCGGTCTTTTCCGATCCGGGACAAATCGGGCAAAGTCACCGGCGCCGTCGAGGTCTTCAAGGATAACAGCCAGCATCTGTCTCTGGTTAACAAGTTCGAAACGCTGCAGCAGGAGGTCTTGACCGATCCGCTGTCCGGCGTCGGCAACCGGCGCTTTGCCGATTTGTCGCTGGAACGTTTGCAGTTGCGTTTTGAAAAGGAGCAGGCCCAGTATGGGCTTATCCTCACTGATATCGACAATTTCAAGAATATCAATGACACGTGGGGACATGCCGTTGGTGACAGGGTGATCAAGGCGATTGCCCGGACCCTGGCCTCGATCCTGCGACCAGCAGACATCGTCTGCAGATTGGGAGGAGACGAGTTCCTTGTTCTACTCCCCAATGCATCGGTCGCCGGGGTCGAGATCGTCGGCAAGCGGCTGGATCTGTTGATCAAGGAATCCTGGATTGATCTCGGGGACGAACTGCTGGCCTTCTCCTGCTCGATTGGGGCGGCGCATTCCAGCACATGCAAGACGTCTGCGGCTGCGTTCGATCAGGCCGACAAGCAGCTCTACATGAGCAAGGGGGATGGCCGCGGTTGCTTTTTCATGAACGACAAGCGGGTTTGTGGCTGCGCAGCCTGATCTCTCCTCATCGCTGCCAGCTTTCTCTGCTGCGTCCATCTGTCCATCTGTTGTGCAGGGCCAGCCTTGCACTCTGCCTTGCTCCGTGCTTCGATCTGCTGTTGGCGAAAAGTCACGATAATAGGGATTGAAACCCCGCGCGCTCGCCTTTACAACGGGGCAACTCGTGATTTCCCCGCAGCATTCCCCCTGATTCTTCCTGTGATCCTGGATGAATGTTGCTGTTGGAAGTCTTTTGGAACACTGCGCATCTGACAGGTCCTGCCGATTTTTGCAGGGGGAAGCGCTCTATTCGGACGGTAGCGGTATATGGCTCGACAATTCATTTATCACATGCATGGTCTCTCCAAGACCTACAGCGGCGGCAAGAAGGTACTGGACAATGTCCACCTTTCTTTCTACCCGGATGCGAAGATCGGTATTCTCGGCCCGAACGGCGCGGGTAAATCCACTGTGCTGCGGATCATGGCCGGACTCGACAAGGAGTTCACCGGTGAGGCCTGGGCTGCAGACGGTGCCAAGATCGGCTATCTGCCGCAGGAGCCGGTGCTCGACGAAAGCAAGGATGTTCTTGGCAACGTGATGGAAGGGGTTGCGGAGAAGCAGGCCATTCTGGATCGTTACAACGAGCTGATGATGAACTATTCGGACGAAACCGCCGAAGAGGGTGCCAAGCTTCAGGATGTCATCGATAGCCAAAATCTGTGGGATCTTCAGTCTCAGGTGGAAATGGCCATGGACGCCCTGCGCTGTCCTCCGTCCGATGCCGAGGTCTCCGTCCTGTCGGGTGGTGAAAAGCGTCGCGTGGCGCTGTGCAAGCTGCTGCTTGCCGAGCCAGACCTGCTGCTGCTTGACGAACCGACCAACCATCTGGACGCGGAAACGGTCAACTGGCTTGAAAAGCATCTGCGTGAATTCAAGGGCGCTGTGCTGATCATTACCCACGACCGCTACTTCCTCGACAATGTGACGGGCTGGATTCTCGAACTCGACCGCGGTCGTGGCATTCCTTATGAAGGCAACTACACCGCCTATCTGGAAGCCAAGGCCAAACGTCTGGCTCAGGAAGGGCGCGAAGAGGCTGCCCGTCAGCGTGCCCTGTCGCGTGAGCAGGAATGGATTGCGGCGAGCCCGAAAGCCCGTCAGGCCAAGTCCAAGGCCCGTATCCGTGCCTATGACGAGT belongs to uncultured Cohaesibacter sp. and includes:
- a CDS encoding DUF6858 family protein → MERVIYKDKYPVLELDIAKTRTKARSVDEIIATLRQHIDGNPAIAYLGIFDHYAHTMSLGGAVADGVVDAKNLLFCFGKTIPDLTVLAVRPRSIGILDLGDHFHITFLEPPQDGVTRQLVSWCEALIED
- a CDS encoding GNAT family N-acetyltransferase; translated protein: MSDPLISLSQQGAAPLHIRMARVEDAPEIHRMIAALAAFLGDAHKHVASVEDYVRHGFGATPAFQCVLAEQDGKVLGLCLYFEIFSSWMGVPGLYVQDLYVSDEARGLKLGRVLLQQVAKLGAEQGCGYLRLSVDAANVGAQGFYEACGLEWSGSEKMYMALGEAFHALAGRA
- the ung gene encoding uracil-DNA glycosylase; the encoded protein is MMTLLEELDACAGWREALAGERQRLAGLEAWLAEEERQYQVLPDRGLRLNALRRTPLGDVRVVITGQDPYPGLEGSVPHAMGLSFSVPEGIKPPRSLGNIYKELADDCGLVPPIHGDLSAWAEQGILMLNSTLTLRQGEPASHAKKGWEAFTAAVLACVNQASAPVVFLAWGKHSHKLATDIDEGRHAVIRTSHPSPLGARKAGADFDAFIGSRCFSRANRFLRQQGRGEIDWCRL
- a CDS encoding AI-2E family transporter, whose protein sequence is MSANPLQTSQTGPIQTEVTEISTEERLRRAAYGAIIFIGFVVLVVVLELAQSILAPLVLAMIVGLVFGPLVERIEAYGVPAWVSAMIAVVLLLLLIGLAITGFAVPLSDWMDRLPVIWARVQNELANWKGLIETVSSLQSQFSEITGGDPASMTVNVANGDTVKQVAFFAPSLAAQIILFLAGLFFFVATRHQMKYSILMRADSGPRRKALARMIVDIEKRLSSYMLSVSMINLGLAVAVSLVMWLIGVPSPMLWGLLAGVLNFIIYIGPAIMTVIMLAVGLSLHSQLALIIAPATVYLFMNFLEAQFFTPMVLGRIMTINPLLIFLSLVGWIWLWGAVGGFIAVPMLLIGQIVLSHGDFIASGEGRRG
- a CDS encoding sensor domain-containing diguanylate cyclase, translating into MSYVLENLDQSFYETVLDALNDGVYFVNRKRRVLYWNKGAERLSGFSAEEVLGKSCADQTLDHVDDQGSCLCIKGCPLASCMRDGISREVDVYMHHKEGHRIPVSIRSFPIRDKSGKVTGAVEVFKDNSQHLSLVNKFETLQQEVLTDPLSGVGNRRFADLSLERLQLRFEKEQAQYGLILTDIDNFKNINDTWGHAVGDRVIKAIARTLASILRPADIVCRLGGDEFLVLLPNASVAGVEIVGKRLDLLIKESWIDLGDELLAFSCSIGAAHSSTCKTSAAAFDQADKQLYMSKGDGRGCFFMNDKRVCGCAA
- the ettA gene encoding energy-dependent translational throttle protein EttA, whose amino-acid sequence is MARQFIYHMHGLSKTYSGGKKVLDNVHLSFYPDAKIGILGPNGAGKSTVLRIMAGLDKEFTGEAWAADGAKIGYLPQEPVLDESKDVLGNVMEGVAEKQAILDRYNELMMNYSDETAEEGAKLQDVIDSQNLWDLQSQVEMAMDALRCPPSDAEVSVLSGGEKRRVALCKLLLAEPDLLLLDEPTNHLDAETVNWLEKHLREFKGAVLIITHDRYFLDNVTGWILELDRGRGIPYEGNYTAYLEAKAKRLAQEGREEAARQRALSREQEWIAASPKARQAKSKARIRAYDELLKRNEERAPGTAQIIIPPGERLGDVVIDVEGLKKGFDDRLLIDGLDFKLPPGGIVGIIGPNGVGKTTLFKMLTGLDTPDEGAIRLGDTVHLGYVDQSRDALDPDKTVWEEISEGDDIIKLGKREMNSRAYCSAFNFKGGDQQQKVGSLSGGQRNRVHLAKVLKSGANVLLLDEPTNDLDTETLAALEDALEDFAGCAVVISHDRMFLDRLATHILAFEGDSHVEWFEGNFEDYEKDKVRRLGPDAVNPKRIKYKPFTR